A stretch of the Tannerella serpentiformis genome encodes the following:
- a CDS encoding efflux RND transporter periplasmic adaptor subunit: protein MDILLEKKKGIRKKHLPYIAGGAAVVLLLSWIVFGNHAATLRVDARSLSIGDVKRDQFNDFVRVDGQVQPITIVQLSPEEGGIVQELVVEEGARVHRGDVIVRLSNANLELQILNAEAELAEKQNLLRNTQVTMEQDRLRNKTEELQLDLATTRSLRNYRQQEKLYNEKLTAREDYVQAKEDYELARRKHTLINERLRQDSLYRSIQMDQMEDNLMNMRRNVLLIRERKNKLEVRSQIDGELGLLDVVLGQNVQPGQKIGQINDLSDYKVQALIDEHYIDRVRVGLPATFDRQGTHFALTVRKVYPEVRDGKFRTDFVFTGERPDNIRSGQTYYINLELGQPTEAVVIPKGTFFQNTGGNWIFVLDRDGKKAYRRRIKIGRQNPQYYEVTEGLEPGEKVIVSGYESYKDSEVLILEK, encoded by the coding sequence ATGGATATACTGTTGGAAAAAAAGAAAGGAATACGGAAGAAACACCTTCCATACATTGCGGGCGGGGCTGCTGTCGTTTTGCTGCTGTCGTGGATTGTGTTCGGAAATCATGCTGCAACGCTGCGCGTAGACGCCCGGAGCTTGAGCATCGGTGATGTAAAACGGGATCAGTTCAACGACTTTGTCCGCGTGGATGGACAAGTTCAGCCGATCACAATTGTGCAGCTGAGCCCCGAAGAAGGAGGAATTGTTCAGGAACTTGTGGTCGAGGAAGGCGCTCGTGTGCATCGTGGCGACGTCATTGTGCGACTGAGCAACGCTAATTTGGAGTTGCAGATCCTTAATGCGGAGGCGGAATTAGCTGAAAAACAAAATCTGCTTCGAAACACGCAAGTAACTATGGAACAAGACCGTTTGCGCAACAAAACCGAGGAGCTACAATTGGATCTTGCAACTACGCGGAGCCTTAGAAATTATCGGCAACAGGAAAAGCTGTATAACGAGAAGCTCACCGCCCGGGAGGATTATGTGCAGGCAAAAGAAGACTACGAATTGGCGCGGCGGAAACATACGCTTATTAATGAACGGCTCCGTCAGGACTCACTTTATCGGTCTATCCAAATGGATCAGATGGAAGATAACCTCATGAATATGCGCCGCAATGTGCTGCTCATTCGCGAGCGGAAAAACAAGCTTGAAGTACGTTCCCAGATCGATGGCGAGCTGGGTTTGCTTGACGTGGTGCTTGGCCAGAACGTTCAACCGGGACAGAAAATAGGGCAGATAAACGACCTCTCTGATTACAAGGTTCAGGCATTGATCGATGAACATTACATCGATCGTGTCCGCGTTGGGTTACCGGCTACGTTCGATCGCCAGGGGACTCACTTCGCGCTGACGGTACGTAAGGTATATCCCGAGGTTCGTGACGGGAAGTTTAGGACGGATTTTGTGTTTACCGGCGAACGTCCGGATAACATTCGGAGTGGGCAGACGTATTACATCAATCTCGAACTCGGTCAGCCGACGGAGGCGGTGGTTATCCCGAAAGGAACCTTCTTCCAGAATACGGGTGGGAACTGGATCTTCGTTCTTGATCGGGACGGGAAAAAGGCGTATCGACGCCGCATAAAGATCGGCCGGCAGAATCCTCAATACTATGAAGTTACCGAGGGTCTCGAACCGGGAGAAAAAGTGATCGTGTCGGGCTACGAGAGTTATAAAGACAGCGAGGTGCTGATCCTGGAAAAGTGA
- a CDS encoding TolC family protein, producing MMYKRWILSGWLCVAFVGARAQEAKTWTMDDCMRYAAENSLKVRAEKHQDDTYRAEYRAAMADFFPSVGMRIGGQLNYGRSIDPQTNTYNNVSTFNNSYQAYASLPLFDGGQLVNRAKAAAINRQLGAHEVRRVQNEAALAVMEAFSNAVYYGGTVRLAIEKLGESRQTLHKTRRMEELGLKGAADVAQVEAIVAADDYNLIHQQNLYDAAIRTLKEAMNYPAEDALMMDTSVTVWRGNAASLSAEEIFSRAVTDNPTMRAAECRRLAAQHLYRVARGAMFPQLTFEAGISTNYFRNLADPHTTAFSRQFFDNNRGEYLALTLSIPLFDGLGRYTSARRARNAMRVADVQRDEALRQLRTAVEQAVADRDGFEKEAVQMARKVAADSMAYRVTLRKYEEGLSSAIDLQTAANTLIEARANLLQKQLSYEIKRRLVAYYNQGELICENEK from the coding sequence ATGATGTACAAGAGATGGATCTTAAGCGGGTGGCTTTGCGTGGCGTTCGTCGGGGCACGTGCCCAGGAGGCGAAAACGTGGACGATGGACGACTGCATGCGTTACGCCGCGGAAAATAGCCTCAAGGTGCGCGCCGAGAAGCATCAAGACGATACGTATCGGGCGGAGTATCGCGCCGCCATGGCCGACTTCTTCCCTTCGGTGGGGATGCGGATTGGCGGGCAACTCAACTACGGGCGGTCGATCGACCCGCAAACGAACACATATAATAATGTCTCCACTTTTAATAATTCCTATCAGGCATACGCCTCGCTGCCGCTGTTCGACGGTGGACAGCTTGTGAACCGGGCTAAAGCGGCGGCGATCAACCGTCAGCTGGGTGCGCATGAGGTGCGTCGGGTGCAGAACGAGGCTGCGCTGGCGGTGATGGAGGCTTTTTCGAATGCGGTTTATTATGGCGGCACTGTGCGGCTGGCTATCGAAAAGTTGGGCGAGAGTCGGCAGACTTTGCACAAGACGCGCCGCATGGAGGAATTGGGCCTGAAGGGTGCCGCGGACGTGGCCCAGGTGGAGGCGATTGTGGCGGCGGATGATTACAACCTCATCCACCAGCAGAATTTGTACGACGCAGCTATACGGACGCTGAAAGAGGCGATGAATTATCCGGCCGAAGATGCATTGATGATGGATACGTCCGTGACGGTGTGGCGAGGAAATGCAGCGAGCCTTTCGGCGGAAGAAATTTTTAGCCGCGCAGTGACAGATAACCCTACGATGCGCGCAGCAGAGTGTCGCAGGTTGGCAGCGCAACATTTGTACCGTGTGGCGCGTGGTGCGATGTTTCCCCAGCTGACTTTTGAGGCGGGTATTTCGACGAATTACTTCCGCAACCTGGCCGACCCACATACGACGGCTTTCAGCCGACAGTTCTTCGACAATAATCGCGGCGAATATTTGGCCTTGACGCTCAGCATACCCCTTTTCGACGGCTTGGGAAGGTACACGTCGGCTCGCAGAGCACGAAACGCGATGCGGGTGGCGGATGTGCAACGTGACGAGGCGCTTCGCCAGCTGCGGACGGCTGTCGAGCAGGCTGTAGCGGATCGAGATGGGTTTGAAAAAGAGGCTGTGCAGATGGCGCGGAAGGTGGCCGCGGACTCGATGGCTTACCGCGTTACGTTACGTAAATATGAGGAAGGACTTTCGTCCGCAATCGATTTGCAAACGGCCGCGAATACGCTCATTGAAGCCCGGGCCAACTTGCTACAAAAACAACTCTCGTACGAAATTAAACGCCGCTTGGTGGCATACTATAATCAGGGAGAGCTAATCTGTGAAAACGAAAAATGA
- a CDS encoding LTA synthase family protein codes for MVETYLSATLAALILLLPLVIWRMERTTWAVAILTDILLVCNLMYFRTYYTAIPPDSYLLVGNLRDFTDSVWGSLKITDALFPASTVVAAALRYRRRGQASRLRRSVLLRRYTIATTVTTAALLTLTLVKGGFRAAYESMQGSYTHTCVTPMYTVFGTFYYDCIRGAETFTPEVGQRIEAWMTADRTARMVADADTLLPDTVVRQHVIIILAESLESWVLERTVEGQELTPRLNALLRDSLTIYAPHILSQAKGGRSIDAQLMINAGLLPIASGAYSLKYPHTTYPSLAEAMRAEYGVDAVRAYALTGDKPMVWNQAVIDPALGYDSLIAKGSFVNDEPVGPRYRPQIGDVSLLRQIAEKIVRGEVWDARRHMLLQCVTYSGHFPFALPERLREVRFSDRYPERMRDYMATARYTDRAIGLFVDRLRAAGVYDNTLVVITGDHEGLGEMRRAWCESTGGRGLVADRPMVPFIVLNAPRGMRVEAVGGQVDIYPTLLRLLGLRRYAWRGMGRSLTDPTRPPVAVDPYGTIYGRPDSIAAPTLQRLKEAWPVSDAIIRYDYFKRKAKKG; via the coding sequence ATGGTCGAGACATACCTCAGCGCTACGCTCGCCGCGCTCATTTTGTTGCTGCCACTCGTCATCTGGCGTATGGAGCGGACGACATGGGCCGTGGCGATCCTCACGGACATATTATTGGTATGCAATCTGATGTATTTCCGCACCTACTACACCGCCATCCCGCCGGATAGCTACCTGCTGGTGGGCAACCTCCGAGATTTTACGGATAGCGTCTGGGGGTCACTTAAAATCACCGACGCCCTCTTCCCGGCATCGACCGTCGTAGCCGCCGCACTGCGTTATCGCCGACGGGGACAAGCCTCGCGACTCCGGCGATCGGTCTTGCTGCGACGTTATACCATCGCGACGACCGTCACGACCGCCGCACTGCTGACTTTGACCCTGGTGAAGGGTGGATTCCGCGCGGCTTACGAGTCGATGCAAGGCTCGTACACCCACACGTGCGTGACGCCGATGTACACGGTCTTCGGGACGTTTTACTACGACTGTATTCGCGGCGCAGAGACGTTCACGCCGGAGGTCGGGCAGCGGATCGAGGCCTGGATGACGGCCGATCGCACCGCCCGCATGGTCGCCGACGCCGATACGTTGCTGCCGGACACGGTCGTGCGCCAACACGTCATCATTATCCTGGCCGAATCGCTCGAAAGCTGGGTCTTGGAGCGCACGGTGGAGGGGCAGGAGCTAACCCCGCGCCTCAACGCCCTGCTGCGCGACTCGCTGACGATCTACGCGCCACATATCCTCTCGCAAGCTAAAGGTGGACGGTCGATCGACGCCCAACTCATGATCAATGCGGGGCTGCTACCGATCGCCAGCGGAGCCTACAGCCTGAAGTATCCGCACACGACGTACCCTTCGCTGGCCGAAGCCATGCGCGCGGAGTATGGTGTCGACGCGGTGCGGGCCTACGCGTTGACAGGCGACAAGCCGATGGTGTGGAACCAAGCGGTCATCGACCCGGCGTTGGGCTATGACAGCTTGATCGCAAAGGGCAGCTTCGTGAACGACGAGCCCGTGGGCCCGAGGTACCGCCCACAGATCGGCGACGTCTCCCTGCTGCGTCAGATCGCCGAAAAAATCGTCCGTGGCGAGGTCTGGGATGCGCGCCGGCACATGCTCCTGCAATGTGTCACCTACTCGGGCCACTTCCCCTTCGCTCTGCCCGAGCGGCTGCGAGAGGTGCGATTCTCCGATCGTTACCCCGAGCGTATGCGCGACTACATGGCCACGGCGCGCTACACCGATCGCGCCATCGGCCTCTTCGTCGACCGACTCCGGGCGGCCGGCGTTTACGACAACACGCTCGTCGTGATCACGGGCGACCATGAGGGACTCGGTGAGATGCGTCGGGCGTGGTGCGAGAGCACTGGCGGACGCGGTCTGGTCGCTGACCGGCCGATGGTACCCTTCATCGTCCTGAACGCACCGCGGGGAATGCGCGTGGAGGCAGTCGGCGGGCAAGTGGACATCTACCCCACCCTGCTCCGGCTACTCGGACTGCGACGCTATGCCTGGCGCGGCATGGGCCGTAGCCTCACCGACCCCACGCGTCCGCCCGTGGCTGTCGATCCATACGGTACGATCTACGGTCGGCCCGACTCCATCGCCGCCCCGACACTCCAGCGGCTGAAGGAAGCCTGGCCCGTATCGGACGCGATCATCCGATACGATTACTTCAAACGGAAAGCTAAGAAGGGATAG
- a CDS encoding flavin reductase family protein, with amino-acid sequence MKVSRLLHLLLVATLLALPTLSMLADTPKTAVPTGTFKAFPVNEDFTLNPFTYFRGGLLLAAGDREKSNAMTIGWGAMGCLWGRPTVTVYVAEKRYTKTFMDRSPYFTVMAFAEGDSILRYMGHHSGRDGDKAAALGLHTLYTENGTPYYAEADLVLECRLLYAAPFDSAAFKDDVPREFYNKRGKAGLHTMYIGEVVRALRKE; translated from the coding sequence ATGAAAGTCTCCCGCCTCCTTCACCTCCTATTGGTTGCGACGCTGCTCGCCCTGCCTACCTTATCCATGCTGGCCGACACCCCGAAGACGGCTGTTCCGACCGGCACCTTCAAAGCGTTTCCCGTGAACGAAGATTTCACCCTCAATCCCTTCACCTACTTCCGTGGGGGCCTCCTTTTGGCCGCTGGCGACCGTGAGAAGAGCAACGCCATGACCATCGGTTGGGGCGCGATGGGCTGCCTCTGGGGACGGCCGACCGTCACCGTCTACGTGGCCGAAAAGCGCTACACGAAGACGTTCATGGATCGCTCGCCCTACTTCACCGTCATGGCCTTTGCCGAGGGCGACAGCATCCTCCGCTACATGGGCCACCACAGCGGACGCGACGGCGACAAGGCCGCTGCGCTCGGCCTCCACACGCTTTACACTGAGAACGGCACGCCTTACTACGCCGAGGCCGACCTTGTCCTAGAGTGCCGCCTGCTCTACGCCGCGCCCTTCGACTCGGCCGCGTTCAAAGACGATGTGCCCCGCGAGTTCTACAACAAACGCGGCAAGGCCGGCCTCCACACGATGTACATCGGTGAAGTGGTCCGCGCCCTGCGCAAGGAGTGA
- a CDS encoding cation transporter, whose protein sequence is MKAIQSMIVALLIMAMGATHTMAQDQKAPKKDERVTFAVEIVCSSCVKNIKKQFAYEKGVKDVRVNQSKQQVTVTYNPTKTDTKRMIAAFKEIGKDATVATPPEVIN, encoded by the coding sequence ATGAAAGCAATTCAATCAATGATCGTTGCCCTGCTGATAATGGCAATGGGTGCAACCCACACGATGGCGCAGGATCAGAAGGCGCCTAAGAAAGACGAGCGCGTCACCTTCGCCGTCGAGATCGTGTGCAGCAGCTGCGTAAAGAATATCAAGAAGCAGTTCGCTTATGAGAAAGGTGTGAAGGACGTTCGCGTCAACCAGTCCAAGCAGCAAGTGACCGTCACCTACAACCCCACCAAGACGGACACCAAGCGCATGATCGCCGCCTTCAAAGAGATTGGCAAAGACGCCACCGTAGCCACTCCGCCCGAGGTGATCAATTGA
- a CDS encoding TonB-dependent receptor → MKLRFKYTLPVLAAALSVNAARAQFNVKGNVALDNGDKAIGATLRLLRSGEVATTDADGNFTLHSSHATDRLVAAYIGFRSDTIDVTAANANALAIVLREEVQQVSEVVVKGRVANTLKSRIATVQTEKINYEELTRAACCNLSESFETNASVDVSYSDAATGAKQIRLLGLPGTYVQMLTENVPNFRGAASLFGLDYVPAPWMESIQVSKGSASVRNGYESVTGQINVEYKKPMKAAPLTLNLFASDAGRMEGNADAAIRLSKHLSTGLFAHYSRDKQSHDADGDGFLDLPLTEQFNVFNRWFYNRKNYVSQVGVKLIHETRENGQTAHATPARPGDPLYRIDIRTLRGEVFTKNGYVLDDEANRSVALILAGSFHKQDATYGALPYDLRQSNVYANLLFDTDLGVKHKISTGLSLNMDRTEQMSNYFADDPAFLRLRTEWTAGAFAEYTWKPMRNLDLMAGLRADRHNEYGAFVTPRLHLHYTPIEALSVRASVGKGYRSVNVFVENNFLFASNRVRNLSVAPDLRMESAWNWGASLTGYLPIAGQELTLSAEYYQTDFQNQVVADVMTDAHGVRFYNLDGRAYARNIQLEAAYTFFKTLDVRAAWRWTDAKETYNGRLMEKPLTNRYKGLLTVGYRTPRYGWQLDATAQFNGAGSMPTPDAARPLWEPTFDPYTMLGAQVTKRFKKMSVYLGAENLLNFKQAHPIVASSDPWGNDFDATMVWGPVHGRKIYAGLRWSL, encoded by the coding sequence ATGAAGTTACGATTCAAGTACACCCTGCCCGTCCTTGCCGCCGCGCTTAGCGTCAATGCGGCCCGGGCACAATTCAATGTGAAAGGAAACGTCGCCCTCGACAACGGCGACAAAGCCATCGGCGCCACGCTGCGCCTGCTCCGTTCGGGCGAAGTGGCCACGACCGACGCCGACGGAAACTTTACGCTCCACAGCAGCCACGCCACCGATCGACTCGTGGCGGCCTATATCGGCTTCCGTTCGGACACGATCGACGTCACCGCGGCCAACGCGAACGCGCTGGCCATCGTCCTCCGCGAGGAGGTGCAGCAGGTGAGCGAGGTGGTCGTCAAGGGCCGCGTGGCCAACACGCTCAAGTCGCGTATTGCCACGGTGCAGACCGAGAAGATCAACTATGAGGAGCTGACGCGTGCCGCCTGCTGCAACCTCTCGGAGAGCTTCGAGACGAACGCCTCGGTCGACGTCTCCTATTCCGACGCGGCCACGGGCGCCAAGCAGATCCGCCTCTTAGGCCTGCCCGGCACGTATGTGCAAATGCTGACCGAGAACGTGCCCAACTTCCGCGGCGCCGCCTCACTCTTCGGGCTGGACTATGTGCCAGCGCCGTGGATGGAGAGTATCCAGGTGTCGAAGGGCAGCGCGTCAGTGCGCAACGGCTACGAGTCGGTCACGGGGCAGATCAACGTGGAGTACAAGAAGCCCATGAAGGCGGCGCCCCTTACGCTCAACCTCTTCGCCTCCGACGCCGGCCGCATGGAGGGCAATGCCGACGCCGCCATCCGCCTCTCGAAACACCTCTCCACGGGCCTCTTCGCCCACTATTCGCGCGACAAGCAGTCGCACGACGCCGACGGCGACGGTTTCCTCGATCTGCCGCTCACGGAGCAGTTCAACGTCTTCAATCGCTGGTTTTATAACCGCAAGAATTACGTCTCGCAGGTGGGCGTGAAGCTGATCCATGAGACGCGTGAGAACGGTCAGACGGCGCATGCCACGCCGGCTCGCCCCGGCGATCCGCTGTATCGCATCGACATCCGTACGCTGCGCGGTGAGGTGTTCACGAAGAATGGTTACGTGCTCGACGACGAGGCCAACCGCAGCGTGGCCCTCATCCTGGCTGGGTCGTTTCACAAGCAGGACGCAACCTATGGCGCCCTCCCCTACGACCTGCGCCAGTCGAACGTCTACGCCAATCTGCTCTTCGACACCGACCTCGGCGTCAAGCATAAGATCAGCACCGGCCTCAGCCTGAATATGGATCGCACGGAGCAGATGTCGAACTATTTCGCCGACGATCCCGCCTTCCTCCGCCTGCGCACGGAGTGGACCGCTGGCGCCTTCGCCGAATACACGTGGAAGCCGATGCGCAACCTCGACCTCATGGCCGGTCTGCGCGCCGATCGCCACAACGAATACGGCGCCTTTGTCACCCCGCGCCTGCACCTCCACTACACCCCCATCGAAGCCCTCAGCGTGCGCGCCTCCGTGGGCAAGGGCTACCGCTCGGTGAACGTCTTTGTGGAGAACAACTTCCTCTTCGCCTCCAACCGTGTGCGCAACCTCAGCGTGGCGCCTGACCTGCGCATGGAGTCGGCTTGGAACTGGGGCGCAAGCCTTACGGGTTACCTCCCCATCGCGGGGCAGGAGCTGACGCTCTCGGCGGAGTATTACCAGACGGATTTCCAGAACCAGGTGGTGGCCGACGTGATGACCGACGCCCACGGGGTGCGCTTCTACAACCTCGACGGCCGGGCCTATGCGCGTAACATCCAGCTCGAGGCGGCCTACACCTTCTTTAAGACCCTCGACGTGCGCGCGGCTTGGCGCTGGACGGACGCGAAGGAGACCTACAACGGGCGCCTGATGGAGAAGCCACTCACGAACCGCTACAAAGGCCTCCTCACGGTAGGCTACCGGACGCCGCGCTACGGCTGGCAGCTGGACGCCACGGCACAGTTCAACGGCGCCGGTTCGATGCCCACCCCCGACGCCGCACGCCCGCTCTGGGAGCCGACGTTCGACCCCTACACGATGCTCGGTGCGCAGGTGACAAAGCGCTTCAAAAAGATGTCCGTCTACCTCGGCGCCGAGAACCTGCTCAACTTCAAGCAGGCTCACCCGATCGTCGCCTCGTCCGACCCCTGGGGTAACGACTTCGACGCCACGATGGTCTGGGGGCCGGTGCACGGTCGGAAGATCTACGCGGGGCTGCGCTGGTCGCTCTAA
- a CDS encoding CoA-binding protein, whose amino-acid sequence MITHALINPRSIAVIGGSNHIHKPGGRLVKNLIEGPFTGDLYIVNPKERLIQGRPVTRSVNDLPTGIELGVLAVSAAHCTEAVRVLVEEKGARAIIIISAGFSEESTEGAAIEREICRICTAAGVALIGPNCIGLANPHHHAVFTSPVPTLGPGGIDLISASGGVALFIIECALTKGLRFHSLWSVGNAAQTGIEEVLEYMDEHFDPSTDARIKALYIEDIRDAEKLVRHAVSLVRKGCCIAAIKGGTTADGMRASAMHTGAQPTSEEEVAAIFRRAGIVRCYSREELIAVACAFALPRPQGKSFAVVTHAGGAGVILTDALVRCGMKVPAYRGAMADELKARLLPGASVANPIDILGTGSAADFGLAIDYADQHFPETDAIAVIFGSIGLGKITAAVDVILEKMQTCSKPIYPILPSVLNTAEEIAHFVRHGGITFPDEVTLAQALGRMASL is encoded by the coding sequence ATGATTACGCATGCACTCATCAACCCGCGATCAATCGCCGTCATCGGCGGCTCGAACCACATACACAAGCCCGGCGGGCGGTTAGTAAAAAACCTGATCGAAGGCCCGTTCACGGGCGACTTATACATCGTCAACCCGAAGGAGCGTCTGATCCAGGGGCGCCCCGTGACGCGCAGCGTAAACGACCTGCCGACGGGCATCGAACTGGGCGTGCTGGCCGTCTCCGCGGCGCACTGCACGGAGGCCGTGCGCGTGTTGGTGGAAGAGAAAGGTGCGCGCGCCATCATCATCATCTCGGCTGGCTTCAGTGAGGAGTCGACCGAGGGTGCGGCCATCGAACGGGAGATCTGCCGCATCTGCACCGCGGCCGGCGTGGCGCTTATCGGCCCGAACTGCATCGGGCTGGCCAACCCGCACCACCATGCCGTCTTCACATCGCCCGTGCCTACGCTCGGCCCCGGCGGCATCGACCTCATCTCGGCCTCGGGCGGCGTGGCGCTGTTTATCATCGAATGCGCCCTGACGAAGGGGCTGCGGTTCCACTCGCTTTGGTCGGTGGGCAACGCTGCGCAGACGGGTATCGAGGAGGTGTTGGAGTATATGGACGAGCACTTCGACCCCTCCACCGATGCGCGCATCAAGGCGCTTTACATCGAGGACATCCGCGACGCCGAGAAGCTCGTGCGCCACGCCGTATCGCTCGTTCGTAAGGGGTGCTGCATCGCGGCCATCAAGGGCGGGACAACGGCCGATGGCATGCGGGCGTCAGCCATGCACACGGGCGCGCAGCCGACCAGCGAAGAGGAGGTGGCAGCGATCTTCCGTCGGGCGGGTATCGTGCGGTGTTACAGTCGGGAGGAGCTGATCGCTGTAGCCTGTGCCTTCGCGCTACCACGACCGCAGGGAAAAAGTTTTGCGGTCGTCACCCACGCCGGTGGTGCAGGCGTCATCCTGACCGACGCGCTCGTGCGTTGCGGCATGAAGGTGCCAGCCTACCGTGGTGCGATGGCCGACGAGCTGAAGGCGCGTCTCTTGCCGGGCGCGTCGGTGGCTAATCCGATCGACATCCTCGGCACGGGCTCCGCGGCGGACTTCGGTCTGGCGATCGACTATGCCGATCAGCACTTCCCGGAGACAGACGCCATCGCCGTGATCTTCGGCAGCATCGGTCTGGGAAAGATCACAGCGGCGGTGGACGTCATCCTTGAGAAGATGCAGACGTGCTCCAAGCCGATCTACCCCATCCTCCCCTCGGTGCTCAACACGGCAGAGGAGATCGCCCACTTCGTCCGCCACGGCGGCATCACCTTCCCCGACGAGGTCACACTGGCGCAAGCGCTGGGGCGGATGGCAAGCCTATGA
- a CDS encoding type II toxin-antitoxin system RelE/ParE family toxin: MSYKLRTIRSFDRDVKRLAKHYHSLRDDLRQLARQLLENPLQGADLGGGIRKIRLAITSKQSGKRGGARVIIHIELLTGMHEGAICFLALYDKSAQSSISDKIIRELLKEAGII; the protein is encoded by the coding sequence ATGAGCTATAAGCTGCGAACTATCCGCTCGTTTGATCGAGATGTCAAACGGTTAGCCAAGCACTATCACTCTCTACGCGACGATCTCCGGCAATTGGCCCGGCAACTACTGGAAAACCCGTTGCAAGGTGCAGACTTAGGAGGCGGCATCCGTAAAATCAGACTTGCTATCACTTCCAAGCAGAGCGGTAAGCGGGGCGGTGCAAGGGTGATCATCCATATCGAGCTCTTAACCGGAATGCACGAGGGCGCGATCTGTTTCCTCGCCCTTTACGACAAGTCTGCTCAGTCTTCCATCTCTGATAAAATCATCCGCGAACTACTCAAAGAGGCCGGCATCATTTGA